One genomic segment of Bradyrhizobium diazoefficiens includes these proteins:
- the ndk gene encoding nucleoside-diphosphate kinase, with product MAIERTFSIIKPDATARNLTGAVNAVIEKAGLRIVAQKRIRMTKEQAETFYAVHKARPFFGELVEFMTSGPVVVQVLEGENAVAKYRDVMGATDPSKAADGTIRKLYAKSIGENSAHGSDAPETAAIEIAQFFSGNEIVG from the coding sequence ATGGCCATCGAACGCACGTTCTCGATCATCAAGCCCGACGCCACCGCGCGTAACCTGACCGGCGCCGTCAACGCCGTGATCGAGAAGGCGGGCCTGCGCATCGTCGCGCAGAAGCGCATCCGCATGACCAAGGAACAGGCCGAGACCTTCTACGCCGTGCACAAGGCGCGCCCGTTCTTCGGCGAACTGGTCGAGTTCATGACCTCGGGCCCGGTGGTCGTCCAGGTGCTGGAAGGCGAGAACGCCGTCGCCAAGTATCGCGACGTGATGGGCGCGACCGATCCGTCCAAGGCGGCCGACGGCACCATCCGCAAGCTCTACGCAAAGTCGATCGGCGAGAACTCGGCGCACGGCTCGGATGCGCCGGAGACCGCCGCGATCGAGATCGCGCAGTTCTTCTCGGGCAACGAGATCGTCGGCTGA
- a CDS encoding sulfur globule protein precursor translates to MLRKLSLAAVTAVALGAALAPTSASAHWHGGWGWHGGGWHHGWGWGGPRFYVGAPVVAYGYGGCYVRRLVPTPWGPRWRLINRCY, encoded by the coding sequence ATGTTGAGGAAACTTTCGCTTGCCGCCGTCACCGCGGTTGCGCTGGGTGCCGCGCTGGCACCGACCTCCGCCTCCGCTCACTGGCATGGCGGCTGGGGCTGGCACGGTGGCGGCTGGCATCACGGCTGGGGCTGGGGTGGACCGCGCTTCTATGTCGGCGCCCCGGTCGTCGCCTACGGCTATGGCGGCTGCTATGTGCGCCGGCTGGTCCCGACCCCATGGGGACCGCGCTGGCGGCTGATCAACCGCTGCTACTGA
- a CDS encoding ABC-F family ATP-binding cassette domain-containing protein, protein MLAITDLSIRLAGRLLIDQSSVQITPGSRVGMVGRNGTGKSTLFKVIRGEFAAEHGSVTLPPRWRVGSLAQEAPNGPESLIAVVLKADLERDALLREAECATDPHRIAEIQTRLVDIDAHSAPARAAAILSGLGFSAADQLRPCAEFSGGWRMRVALAATLFAAPDLLLLDEPTNYLDLEGTLWLEDHLAHYPRTVIVISHDRDLLESSVDQILHLERGKLTLYKGSYSSFEEQRAARELLDAKAVKRQEAERARLQAFVDRFKAKASKARQAQSRVKMLERLKPITALVTEDVREITFPAPEKILSPPIIAVDNASVGYDPATPVLSRVTLRIDNDDRIALLGANGNGKSTLVKLLAGRLAPFSGKVTRADKLSIAYFAQHQLDELNEDASAYDHVRKLMGDAPEAKVRARAGGIGFSGKAADTRVGKLSGGEKARLLLGLATFFGPNMIILDEPTNHLDIDSRAALAEAINEFPGAVIMVSHDRYLIEACADRLWIVADRTVTNYDGDLDEYRRLVLSARNAEASPRERSAASEKPQRPKPDNRGSLRRRIAEAEAEIARVSDIIAKIDTALALPDIFTRDPKQAAQLSKARANAADALARAEEQWLEASTQFEEAAG, encoded by the coding sequence ATGCTTGCCATCACCGACCTCTCCATCCGCCTCGCCGGACGCCTTCTGATTGACCAGAGTTCCGTGCAGATCACGCCCGGATCGCGCGTCGGCATGGTCGGACGCAACGGCACCGGCAAGTCGACCCTGTTCAAGGTGATCCGTGGCGAGTTCGCGGCCGAGCACGGCTCGGTGACGCTGCCGCCGCGCTGGCGTGTCGGCAGTCTCGCGCAGGAAGCACCGAACGGCCCGGAAAGCCTGATCGCGGTCGTGCTCAAGGCCGATCTCGAGCGCGACGCGCTGCTGCGCGAGGCCGAATGCGCGACCGACCCGCACCGCATCGCGGAGATTCAGACCCGGCTCGTCGACATCGACGCACATTCGGCGCCCGCACGTGCCGCCGCGATCCTCTCCGGTCTCGGCTTCTCCGCCGCCGATCAGCTTCGTCCCTGCGCGGAATTCTCCGGCGGCTGGCGCATGCGGGTTGCGCTCGCTGCGACGCTGTTCGCCGCCCCTGACCTCTTGCTGCTCGACGAGCCCACCAACTATCTCGACCTCGAAGGCACGCTGTGGCTGGAGGACCACCTCGCGCATTATCCGCGCACGGTGATCGTGATCAGCCACGACCGCGACCTGCTGGAAAGCTCGGTCGACCAGATCCTGCATCTGGAGCGCGGCAAGCTCACGCTCTACAAAGGCAGCTATTCCTCGTTCGAGGAGCAGCGCGCCGCGCGCGAGCTGCTCGATGCGAAAGCCGTCAAGCGCCAGGAAGCCGAACGCGCCCGCCTGCAAGCCTTCGTCGACCGCTTCAAGGCCAAGGCTTCGAAAGCGCGGCAAGCACAGTCCCGTGTCAAAATGCTGGAGCGGTTGAAGCCGATCACGGCGCTGGTCACCGAAGACGTCCGCGAGATCACCTTCCCCGCACCTGAAAAAATTCTGTCGCCGCCGATCATCGCGGTAGACAACGCCTCTGTCGGCTACGACCCGGCGACCCCGGTGCTGAGCCGCGTGACGCTCCGCATCGACAATGACGACCGCATCGCGCTGCTTGGTGCCAACGGCAACGGCAAGTCGACCTTGGTCAAGCTGCTCGCCGGGCGGCTCGCGCCATTCTCCGGCAAGGTGACGCGCGCCGACAAGCTGTCGATCGCCTATTTCGCGCAGCACCAGCTCGACGAATTGAACGAGGACGCCTCGGCCTACGACCACGTCCGCAAGCTGATGGGCGACGCGCCCGAGGCAAAAGTGCGGGCACGCGCCGGCGGGATCGGCTTCTCCGGCAAGGCCGCCGACACCAGAGTGGGAAAACTCTCGGGCGGCGAGAAGGCGCGGCTGCTGCTGGGACTTGCCACCTTCTTTGGCCCCAACATGATCATCCTGGACGAGCCGACCAACCATCTCGACATCGACAGCCGCGCCGCGCTGGCCGAGGCCATCAACGAATTCCCCGGCGCGGTGATCATGGTCTCGCACGACCGCTATCTGATCGAGGCCTGCGCCGACCGGCTCTGGATCGTCGCCGACCGCACCGTGACCAATTATGACGGCGATCTCGACGAGTACCGCCGCCTGGTACTGTCCGCGCGCAATGCGGAAGCCTCTCCGCGCGAGCGCAGCGCTGCGAGCGAGAAGCCGCAGCGCCCGAAGCCGGACAATCGCGGCTCACTGAGGAGGCGCATCGCCGAAGCCGAGGCCGAGATCGCCCGCGTCAGCGACATCATCGCCAAGATCGACACCGCCCTCGCTTTGCCCGACATTTTCACCCGCGATCCCAAGCAAGCCGCGCAGCTGTCGAAGGCGCGCGCCAATGCCGCCGACGCGCTGGCGCGCGCGGAGGAACAATGGCTTGAGGCGAGCACGCAGTTTGAGGAGGCGGCGGGGTAA
- a CDS encoding alpha/beta fold hydrolase: MRLKTSGAEINTLVKGEGPPLLLLHGHPQTVACWHKVAPTLAERFTVVLADLRGYGDSSKPEGGKDSIGYSKREMARDQVEVMRALGFDRFQAVGHDRGGRVLHRLLHDHPDAVSKAVLLDIAPTATMYAKVNKEFATRYMWWFFLIQPAPLPETLIGNNLEFYLQAHINKQNKTPGAIDPIAFEEYRRCYTRETLHAVCEDYRAAAGIDLIHDEADSDSKIGCPLLVLWGAKGVVGSSYDVLDTWRAKANDVRGESLPCGHYLPEEAPELLVEKLNAFFT, translated from the coding sequence ATGCGCCTCAAGACGAGTGGGGCCGAGATCAATACGCTCGTGAAAGGCGAGGGACCGCCGCTTCTGCTGCTGCACGGACACCCGCAGACAGTCGCGTGCTGGCACAAGGTGGCCCCCACGCTTGCAGAGCGATTCACCGTGGTGCTGGCTGATTTGCGCGGCTACGGCGACTCGAGCAAGCCCGAAGGCGGCAAGGACAGTATCGGATATTCCAAGCGCGAGATGGCGCGGGATCAGGTCGAGGTGATGCGCGCGCTCGGTTTTGACCGCTTCCAGGCGGTGGGCCACGATCGCGGCGGGCGCGTTCTCCATCGCCTCCTGCATGATCACCCGGATGCCGTTTCCAAGGCCGTTCTGCTGGACATCGCGCCGACCGCGACGATGTATGCCAAGGTGAACAAGGAGTTCGCCACGCGTTACATGTGGTGGTTCTTTCTCATTCAGCCGGCGCCGCTCCCGGAAACCTTGATCGGCAACAATCTCGAGTTCTACCTGCAGGCTCATATCAACAAGCAGAACAAGACGCCCGGCGCGATCGACCCGATTGCTTTCGAAGAGTACCGCCGCTGCTACACCCGCGAGACCCTGCATGCGGTGTGCGAGGACTATCGCGCCGCTGCCGGAATCGACCTGATCCACGATGAAGCCGATTCCGACAGCAAGATCGGTTGTCCGCTGCTGGTGCTGTGGGGCGCAAAGGGCGTCGTCGGATCGAGCTACGATGTACTCGATACATGGCGCGCCAAGGCCAACGACGTCCGAGGCGAAAGCCTGCCCTGCGGTCACTATCTGCCGGAAGAAGCGCCGGAACTATTGGTAGAGAAGCTCAACGCTTTTTTCACCTGA
- a CDS encoding 2-hydroxycarboxylate transporter family protein, which produces MVDTTYRPAEAPEAAAPVKLARLKIGPLPGGIYLAAALVCAAAVHFGKLPNDVIGGLLVLMLLGFLLGKLGQTIPVLKQIGGTAILCLFVPSALVSYGLMPDAALKAITTTFRTANFQYFFIACLVAGSILGMPYRVLVQGFIRMFVPLLVGTIAAVSAGIAMGLLFGHSPKDTFFFVIIPILGGGLAEGVLPLSIAYAEMLQRPQAELVAQMVPAALLGNVVAIVSAGLLARLGEKRGNLNGRGMLVRTGDDDILGEARPDQPIDLALLGAGIVLSSTLFVLGMVLAPVTGIPGPIMMIIAAVALKLARILPAEMELGAYQINKFMSTNLTFAILVAMGTLLVSWQQLVASFNPGYIMICTAAVLAMIASGFFVGKWLNMYPVEAAIVTACHSGLGGTGDVAILGAADRMGLMAFAQISTRVGGAIMIVIATLLMKSMS; this is translated from the coding sequence TTGGTAGACACGACATATCGCCCGGCTGAAGCGCCGGAGGCTGCTGCTCCGGTGAAGCTTGCCCGCCTCAAGATCGGTCCGTTGCCCGGCGGCATCTACCTCGCCGCCGCGCTCGTCTGTGCAGCGGCTGTCCATTTCGGCAAGCTGCCGAACGATGTGATCGGCGGTCTATTGGTCCTGATGCTGCTTGGCTTCCTGCTCGGCAAGCTCGGCCAGACCATACCGGTCCTGAAGCAGATCGGCGGCACGGCCATCCTCTGCCTGTTCGTGCCGTCGGCGCTGGTGAGCTACGGTCTGATGCCCGACGCAGCGCTGAAGGCGATCACGACCACGTTCCGCACGGCCAACTTCCAATATTTCTTCATTGCTTGCCTGGTCGCGGGCTCGATCCTGGGGATGCCCTATCGCGTCCTCGTTCAAGGCTTCATTCGCATGTTCGTCCCGCTCCTGGTCGGTACGATCGCGGCGGTCTCGGCGGGGATCGCCATGGGGCTGCTGTTCGGTCACAGCCCGAAGGACACGTTCTTCTTCGTCATCATTCCGATCCTTGGTGGCGGTCTTGCAGAAGGCGTCCTGCCGCTCTCGATCGCCTATGCGGAGATGTTGCAGCGGCCGCAGGCCGAGCTCGTTGCGCAGATGGTGCCGGCGGCTCTTCTCGGCAATGTCGTCGCGATCGTCAGCGCGGGCCTGCTGGCTCGGCTTGGTGAGAAGCGCGGCAATCTCAATGGGAGGGGGATGCTGGTCAGGACGGGAGACGATGACATTCTCGGCGAAGCGCGGCCGGACCAGCCGATCGATCTCGCTTTGCTCGGCGCGGGCATCGTCCTGTCGTCCACGCTGTTCGTGCTCGGAATGGTGCTGGCGCCGGTGACGGGGATTCCCGGTCCGATCATGATGATCATCGCGGCGGTGGCACTGAAGCTGGCCAGGATCCTGCCGGCCGAGATGGAGCTCGGCGCCTATCAAATCAACAAGTTCATGTCGACCAACCTGACCTTCGCCATCCTGGTCGCGATGGGAACGCTGCTGGTGTCGTGGCAGCAACTCGTCGCGTCCTTCAATCCCGGCTACATCATGATCTGCACGGCCGCCGTTCTGGCGATGATCGCGTCGGGATTCTTCGTCGGCAAGTGGCTGAACATGTATCCGGTCGAGGCGGCGATCGTGACCGCGTGCCACTCGGGCCTCGGCGGGACCGGTGATGTCGCCATTCTCGGCGCCGCCGATCGCATGGGCCTGATGGCATTCGCCCAGATCTCCACCCGCGTCGGCGGCGCGATCATGATCGTGATCGCGACGCTGTTGATGAAATCGATGTCTTGA
- the leuD gene encoding 3-isopropylmalate dehydratase small subunit produces MTPFDQVTGVAAPMMAPNVDTDVIMPKMFLKGVDRSGLGEGAFNLLRFSGGKPNPDFVLNQDGYRDACFLVVGPNFGCGSSREHAVWGLQQLGIRALIGTSFAGIFNDNCANNGLLTIALEAGVVVGLAAVVADRSRNDVTIDLTAQTIQFDRGRRAIVFDIEPARKEAFLTGRDFIASTLVFADDIRAFEARHRTENPWIV; encoded by the coding sequence ATGACGCCGTTCGATCAGGTCACGGGCGTGGCCGCGCCGATGATGGCGCCGAACGTCGACACCGACGTCATCATGCCGAAAATGTTCCTCAAGGGCGTGGACCGCAGCGGGCTCGGCGAGGGCGCTTTCAACCTGCTGCGCTTTAGCGGCGGCAAGCCCAATCCGGACTTCGTTCTGAACCAGGACGGCTATCGCGACGCCTGCTTTCTCGTGGTCGGCCCGAATTTCGGCTGCGGCTCGAGCCGCGAGCATGCGGTGTGGGGACTTCAGCAGCTCGGCATCCGCGCACTCATCGGCACCAGCTTTGCCGGCATCTTCAACGACAATTGCGCCAATAACGGTCTGTTGACGATCGCTCTCGAGGCCGGCGTCGTAGTCGGGCTCGCCGCCGTCGTGGCCGACCGCTCGCGCAACGACGTCACGATCGACCTTACGGCGCAGACGATCCAATTCGACCGCGGCCGCCGCGCGATCGTGTTCGACATCGAGCCGGCGAGGAAGGAAGCCTTTCTGACGGGCCGCGATTTCATCGCCTCTACGCTTGTCTTCGCCGACGATATCCGCGCCTTCGAGGCGCGGCATCGCACGGAGAATCCCTGGATCGTCTGA
- the leuC gene encoding 3-isopropylmalate dehydratase large subunit has protein sequence MAARTLYDKLVDAHVVRNLDDRGLVLLYVDRTVLNEYTSPQAFAGLRAAGRKVWNPKAALMVVDHVNPTSARRTRAMPDGAAARQVDYFAENARDFGIEYFDILDPRQGIEHVVAPEQGLVMPGMVIAAGDSHSTAYGAFGALGYGIGTSDIEHYLATSTVRYRRLKTMRVQLTGRTPLGLTSKDIVMEVIRRIGADGAAGYAVEFSGPIVSDMSVESRIVMSIMIVEAGARGVVIAPDQKVLDYLEGRPRSPKGEMWERAARSWLALASDPDARFDREVTLDVSEAAPLVTWGTSPDQAIAVTDSVPDPVGGPDRKAAATRALSYMGLTPGTPIQSIPIDFAFIGSCTNSRIEDLRDAAAIFRGRSVAAGVRAIVVPGSTQVRAQAEAEGLAKVFIDAGVEWRQSGCSMCLAMNDDVLRPGERCASSTNRNFEGRQGPGARTHLMSPAMVAAAAVTGRITDVRSMLGGLRQ, from the coding sequence ATGGCCGCGCGCACGCTTTACGACAAGCTGGTCGACGCCCATGTCGTCCGCAATCTCGATGATCGCGGTCTCGTGCTGCTCTATGTCGACCGCACGGTGCTCAACGAATATACCAGTCCGCAAGCCTTCGCCGGCTTGCGCGCGGCCGGACGCAAGGTCTGGAATCCGAAGGCGGCGTTGATGGTGGTTGACCACGTCAATCCCACGTCCGCCCGGCGCACCCGCGCGATGCCCGATGGCGCGGCGGCACGGCAGGTCGACTATTTCGCCGAGAACGCCCGGGATTTCGGCATCGAATATTTCGACATCCTCGATCCGCGCCAGGGCATCGAGCATGTCGTCGCCCCCGAGCAGGGACTGGTCATGCCGGGCATGGTGATCGCGGCCGGCGACAGCCACAGCACGGCCTATGGAGCGTTCGGTGCACTCGGCTACGGTATCGGGACGTCCGACATCGAGCATTATCTCGCGACCTCGACGGTCCGCTATCGCCGGCTCAAGACGATGCGCGTGCAGTTGACCGGCCGTACGCCGCTCGGCCTCACCTCCAAGGACATCGTCATGGAGGTGATCCGGCGGATCGGTGCCGACGGCGCCGCCGGATACGCGGTGGAGTTCAGTGGTCCCATCGTCTCGGACATGAGCGTCGAGAGCCGGATCGTGATGTCGATCATGATCGTCGAGGCGGGCGCGCGTGGTGTCGTGATCGCGCCGGATCAGAAAGTGCTGGACTATCTGGAAGGCCGTCCGCGCTCGCCGAAGGGCGAGATGTGGGAGCGGGCGGCCAGGAGCTGGCTGGCACTGGCCTCGGATCCCGATGCCCGGTTCGACCGCGAGGTCACGCTCGACGTATCCGAGGCGGCACCCTTGGTGACCTGGGGCACGAGTCCCGACCAGGCGATCGCGGTCACCGACAGTGTGCCTGATCCCGTGGGTGGGCCCGATCGCAAGGCCGCGGCCACGCGCGCGCTGAGCTATATGGGCCTGACGCCGGGCACGCCCATTCAATCCATACCGATCGACTTCGCCTTCATCGGGTCCTGCACCAATTCGCGCATCGAAGACTTGCGCGATGCAGCCGCAATCTTTCGCGGCCGCAGCGTCGCGGCCGGCGTGCGCGCGATCGTCGTGCCCGGCTCCACCCAGGTCAGAGCGCAGGCCGAGGCGGAGGGGCTTGCAAAGGTGTTCATCGACGCCGGCGTGGAATGGCGCCAATCCGGCTGCTCGATGTGCCTTGCGATGAACGACGACGTGCTGAGGCCTGGAGAGCGCTGCGCCTCCTCGACCAACCGCAACTTCGAAGGCCGCCAGGGACCTGGCGCGCGCACGCATCTGATGAGCCCGGCGATGGTGGCGGCGGCAGCCGTCACCGGGCGCATCACCGACGTTCGCTCGATGCTGGGAGGGCTGCGCCAATGA
- a CDS encoding LysR family transcriptional regulator, which translates to MEINWLHDFIAVATTRSFSRAAEQRNCSQPALSRRIQALEVWTGAPLLERTTHSVNLTPAGEGFREIAEDVLRRLAAGRLDAQERARGASDVLKFASTNALSLTFFPDWLRGIETKLSFVPNVQLVANHMEACERILLAGDAHFLLCHFHPAAATALAPSHFRSLHVGDDRLIPASVPASARSRKPLYKLPGTQAAPVPFLSFRPESGMGRILEAVRAKSPRDIHLRTTFTSHLAKLLVTMVQAGRGMAWLPESLISAPLASGEIVAAGGPEWYVPIEIHVFRPKLRLAQAAEAFWRHIEKNSSQG; encoded by the coding sequence ATGGAGATTAATTGGCTGCACGATTTCATCGCGGTGGCGACCACGCGCAGCTTCTCGCGCGCGGCCGAACAGCGCAATTGCTCGCAGCCGGCGCTGAGCCGCAGGATCCAGGCGCTCGAAGTCTGGACGGGCGCACCGCTGCTGGAGCGCACGACACATAGCGTCAATCTCACGCCCGCAGGGGAAGGCTTTCGCGAGATCGCCGAGGACGTCCTGCGCCGGCTCGCCGCCGGCCGGCTCGACGCTCAGGAACGGGCCCGCGGCGCCTCCGACGTGCTGAAATTCGCATCGACCAACGCGCTGTCGCTGACCTTCTTTCCTGATTGGCTGCGCGGCATCGAGACCAAGCTCTCGTTCGTTCCGAACGTGCAGCTCGTCGCCAATCACATGGAAGCCTGTGAACGCATATTGCTGGCCGGCGACGCACATTTTCTGCTCTGCCATTTTCACCCGGCGGCGGCGACGGCGCTGGCGCCGTCGCATTTTCGCTCGCTGCATGTCGGCGACGACAGGCTCATTCCGGCATCGGTGCCGGCATCAGCCCGGAGCCGCAAGCCGCTTTACAAGCTCCCGGGTACCCAGGCCGCGCCGGTCCCGTTCCTGAGCTTCCGTCCCGAGTCCGGCATGGGCCGAATCCTTGAAGCCGTGCGCGCGAAATCGCCGCGCGACATTCATCTGCGTACGACTTTCACGTCTCATTTGGCGAAGCTGCTGGTGACCATGGTCCAGGCCGGCCGGGGCATGGCGTGGCTGCCCGAAAGCTTGATCAGCGCTCCGCTCGCCTCAGGCGAGATCGTCGCAGCAGGCGGGCCGGAATGGTACGTGCCGATCGAAATCCACGTGTTCCGGCCGAAGCTTCGCCTCGCCCAAGCCGCAGAGGCGTTCTGGCGCCACATCGAGAAAAACAGCAGTCAGGGCTGA
- a CDS encoding DNA polymerase III subunit chi — MTEVLFYHLQNMTVENVLPPLLEKSLERGWRVVVQSTSEERADALDAHLWTYRDDSFLPHATWRVNDAADQPIVLAIEEGNPNGANVRFLIDNAALPQDAQGYERMVLLFNGDDPDALALARSAWTDCKARGFDVTYWQADERGRWQRRN, encoded by the coding sequence ATGACCGAAGTCCTGTTCTACCATCTGCAAAACATGACGGTGGAGAACGTGTTGCCGCCGCTTCTCGAGAAATCGCTCGAGCGCGGCTGGCGCGTCGTGGTGCAGTCGACCTCGGAGGAGCGCGCCGATGCGCTCGACGCGCATTTATGGACCTATCGCGACGATTCCTTCCTGCCGCACGCGACCTGGCGCGTGAACGATGCCGCCGATCAGCCGATCGTGCTAGCGATCGAGGAGGGCAACCCGAATGGCGCCAATGTCCGCTTCCTGATCGACAACGCCGCGCTGCCGCAGGACGCGCAGGGCTACGAGCGCATGGTGCTGCTGTTCAACGGCGACGACCCGGATGCGCTGGCTTTGGCCCGCAGCGCCTGGACGGATTGCAAGGCGCGGGGATTTGATGTCACTTATTGGCAGGCCGACGAACGGGGCCGGTGGCAACGCCGGAATTAG
- a CDS encoding leucyl aminopeptidase — MSDAIKVGFVPLSAAPRGILVVFCDEGLKLGPATAKALGGATDLVKRAASAAGFKGKSGAALDILAPEGVKATRLVVIGAGKAASLKANDLLKFGGVAASKLSADAAAMTIMAELPDGAMTSEQAVAIASGLRLRAYKFDRYKTRKKDGEEGGLRADISLAVGDAAAAKKAFVAAGHVVDGVIIARDLVNEPPNVLFPEEFARRAGQLRKLGVKVEVLDVKAMHKLGMGALLGVGQGSARPSRTVIMRWDGGKKGDAPVAFVGKGVCFDTGGISIKPAGSMEDMKGDMGGAACVVGLMHALAARKAKVNVVGAIGLVENMPDGNAQRPGDIVTSMSGQTIEIINTDAEGRLVLADVLWYVAKKTKPKFMVDLATLTGAIMVALGTEHAGMFSNNDELAERLHAAGIESGEKVWRMPLGPEYDKLIDSQFADMKNTGGRHGGSITAAQFLQRFVDGVPWAHLDIAGTAMGAPKTDINQSWGSGYGVRLLDRLVADHYERK; from the coding sequence ATGTCCGATGCCATCAAGGTCGGCTTCGTCCCGTTGTCTGCCGCCCCCCGTGGCATCCTGGTCGTGTTCTGCGACGAGGGCCTGAAGTTAGGCCCGGCGACGGCCAAGGCGCTCGGCGGGGCGACGGATCTGGTGAAGCGGGCCGCTTCCGCCGCCGGCTTCAAGGGCAAAAGCGGTGCCGCGCTCGACATCCTGGCGCCGGAGGGGGTGAAGGCCACCCGTCTGGTGGTGATCGGCGCAGGCAAGGCGGCGAGCCTGAAGGCCAATGACCTCCTCAAATTCGGCGGCGTGGCGGCAAGCAAGCTCTCTGCCGACGCCGCCGCCATGACCATCATGGCGGAACTGCCCGATGGCGCTATGACAAGCGAGCAGGCGGTTGCGATCGCCTCGGGCCTGCGCCTGCGGGCCTACAAGTTCGACCGCTACAAGACCAGGAAGAAGGACGGCGAGGAGGGCGGCTTGCGCGCCGACATCTCGCTCGCGGTGGGCGATGCCGCTGCAGCAAAGAAGGCGTTTGTGGCGGCCGGCCACGTCGTCGACGGCGTGATCATCGCGCGCGACCTCGTCAACGAGCCGCCGAATGTGCTATTCCCCGAGGAGTTCGCGCGCCGCGCTGGTCAGCTCCGCAAGCTCGGCGTCAAGGTCGAGGTGCTCGACGTCAAGGCGATGCATAAGCTCGGCATGGGCGCGCTGCTCGGCGTCGGCCAGGGCTCGGCGCGGCCGAGCCGCACCGTGATCATGCGCTGGGACGGCGGCAAGAAGGGCGATGCGCCGGTCGCCTTCGTGGGCAAGGGCGTTTGCTTCGACACCGGCGGCATCTCGATCAAGCCGGCCGGCAGCATGGAAGACATGAAGGGCGACATGGGCGGGGCCGCCTGCGTCGTCGGCCTGATGCATGCGCTGGCGGCGCGCAAGGCGAAGGTCAATGTGGTCGGCGCCATCGGCCTCGTCGAGAACATGCCCGACGGCAACGCGCAGCGCCCGGGCGACATCGTCACCTCGATGTCGGGCCAGACCATCGAGATCATCAACACCGACGCCGAGGGGCGCCTCGTGCTGGCCGACGTGCTCTGGTACGTCGCCAAGAAGACCAAGCCGAAATTCATGGTGGACCTTGCGACGTTGACCGGCGCGATCATGGTCGCGCTCGGCACCGAGCATGCCGGCATGTTCTCCAACAATGACGAACTCGCCGAACGCCTGCATGCTGCCGGCATCGAGAGCGGCGAGAAGGTCTGGCGCATGCCGCTCGGCCCCGAATACGACAAGCTGATCGATTCCCAGTTCGCCGACATGAAGAACACCGGCGGCCGTCACGGCGGTTCGATCACCGCGGCGCAGTTCCTCCAGCGCTTCGTCGACGGTGTGCCCTGGGCGCATCTCGACATCGCCGGGACTGCCATGGGCGCGCCGAAGACCGACATCAACCAGAGCTGGGGCAGCGGCTACGGCGTCCGCCTGCTGGATCGCCTGGTGGCAGATCACTACGAGCGCAAATGA